The Streptomyces sp. DH-12 genome has a window encoding:
- a CDS encoding response regulator encodes MVQKAKILLVDDRPENLLALEAILSALDQTLVRASSGEEALKALLTDDFAVILLDVQMPGMDGFETAAHIKRRERTRDIPIIFLTAINHGPHHTFRGYAAGAVDYISKPFDPWVLRAKVSVFVELYMKNCQLREQASLLRLQLEGSEKDTGEPKESAGLLAELSARLAAVEEQAEALTKQLNDESTDAAAVATAAHLERKLTGLRRALDALDPGAGTASSMSSQN; translated from the coding sequence ATGGTGCAGAAGGCCAAGATCCTCCTGGTCGATGACCGGCCGGAGAATCTGCTGGCGCTGGAGGCGATCCTTTCGGCGCTCGATCAGACGCTGGTGCGGGCATCGTCCGGGGAGGAAGCGCTCAAAGCACTGCTCACGGACGATTTCGCGGTCATTCTGCTGGACGTCCAGATGCCGGGCATGGACGGTTTCGAGACCGCCGCCCACATCAAGCGGCGGGAGCGGACCCGGGACATCCCGATCATCTTCCTCACCGCGATCAACCACGGCCCGCACCACACGTTCCGGGGGTACGCGGCGGGCGCGGTGGACTACATCTCCAAGCCGTTCGACCCGTGGGTGCTGCGCGCGAAGGTCTCGGTCTTCGTCGAGCTGTACATGAAGAACTGCCAGCTGCGGGAGCAGGCGTCGCTGCTGCGGCTCCAGCTCGAGGGCAGCGAGAAGGACACGGGGGAGCCGAAGGAGTCCGCCGGACTGCTCGCCGAACTGTCGGCGCGGCTCGCCGCCGTCGAGGAGCAGGCCGAGGCGCTCACCAAGCAGCTGAACGACGAGTCGACCGACGCGGCCGCGGTCGCCACGGCGGCCCATCTGGAGCGCAAGCTCACGGGATTGCGGCGGGCGCTGGACGCCCTCGACCCCGGGGCCGGGACCGCGTCGTCGATGTCCTCGCAGAACTGA
- a CDS encoding DNA translocase FtsK produces the protein MASRPSAAKKPPAKKAAASAKVPAKKAAVKKAPAKKAPARRAPARKAPAKKPAPAPNPTGAVYRLVRALWLGLAHAVGAVFRGVGQGARNLDPAHRKDGLALLLLGIALIVAAGTWADLQGPVGDLVEILVTGAFGRLDLLVPILVAVVAVRFIRHPEKPEANGRIVIGLSALVIGVLGQIHIACGSPARADGTQAIRDAGGLIGWGAAAPLSSTMTDVLAVPLLVLLTIFGLLVVTATPVNAIPQRLRQLGVRLGLVHEPEPAEFGEDDERYEEQWREALPQSRRRRRPAPQEYDPEHAEEEAPSRHRRRPRRSAVPQPDAGRPMDAVDVAAAAAAALDGAVLHGMPPSPVVADLTQGVSTGDDYEPTTPTPVPAARPQQDTPRKGTSRRNAPADDEGAQQRERPPAGVLDMTKAPPREPRDLPARAEQLQLSGDITYSLPSLDLLHRGGPGKARSAANDAIVEALRKVFTEFKVDADVTGFTRGPTVTRYVVELGPAVKVERVTALTKNIAYAVASPDVRIISPIPGKSAVGIEIPNTDREMVNLGDVLRLAESAEDDDPMLVAFGKDVEGGYVMDSLAKMPHMLVAGATGSGKSSCINCLITSIMMRATPEDVRMILVDPKRVELTAYEGIPHLITPIITNPKRAAEALQWVVREMDLRYDDLAAYGFRHIDDFNRAVREGKVEPPEGSERELQPYPYLLVIVDELADLMMVAPRDVEDAIVRITQLARAAGIHLVLATQRPSVDVVTGLIKANVPSRLAFATSSLADSRVILDQAGAEKLIGKGDGLFLPMGANKPVRMQGAFVTEEEVAAVVRHCKEQMAPVFRDDVVVGTKQKKEIDEDIGDDLDLLCQAAELVVSTQFGSTSMLQRKLRVGFAKAGRLMDLMESRNIVGPSEGSKARDVLVKPDELDGVLALIRGESEG, from the coding sequence ATGGCCTCACGTCCCTCCGCAGCCAAGAAGCCGCCCGCGAAGAAGGCGGCCGCTTCCGCGAAGGTTCCGGCGAAGAAGGCCGCCGTCAAGAAAGCCCCGGCGAAGAAGGCGCCCGCCAGGAGGGCGCCCGCCAGGAAGGCGCCGGCGAAGAAGCCCGCCCCCGCCCCGAATCCGACCGGCGCCGTCTACCGGCTCGTCCGCGCCCTGTGGCTGGGTCTCGCGCACGCCGTCGGCGCGGTGTTCCGCGGCGTAGGGCAGGGCGCCAGGAACCTCGACCCGGCCCACCGCAAGGACGGGCTCGCGCTGTTGCTGCTCGGCATCGCGCTGATCGTCGCCGCCGGCACCTGGGCCGACCTCCAGGGGCCCGTCGGCGACCTGGTGGAGATCCTGGTCACCGGCGCGTTCGGACGGCTCGACCTGCTGGTGCCGATCCTCGTCGCCGTCGTCGCCGTACGGTTCATCCGGCACCCGGAGAAGCCCGAGGCCAACGGGCGGATCGTCATCGGCCTGTCCGCGCTCGTCATCGGCGTCCTGGGCCAGATCCACATCGCCTGCGGCTCACCCGCGCGCGCCGACGGCACGCAGGCCATAAGGGACGCCGGCGGCCTCATCGGCTGGGGCGCGGCCGCGCCGCTGTCGTCCACCATGACCGACGTCCTGGCCGTGCCCCTGCTGGTGCTGCTCACGATCTTCGGCCTGCTGGTGGTCACGGCCACCCCGGTGAACGCGATCCCGCAGCGGCTGCGCCAGCTCGGCGTGCGGCTGGGCCTGGTGCACGAGCCGGAGCCGGCGGAGTTCGGCGAGGACGACGAGCGCTACGAGGAGCAGTGGCGCGAGGCGCTGCCGCAGAGCCGCCGCAGGCGCCGCCCGGCGCCCCAGGAGTACGACCCCGAGCACGCGGAGGAGGAGGCGCCGTCCCGGCACCGGCGCCGCCCCCGCCGGTCCGCGGTGCCGCAGCCCGACGCCGGCCGGCCCATGGACGCCGTGGACGTGGCCGCCGCCGCGGCCGCCGCGCTCGACGGCGCCGTGCTGCACGGCATGCCGCCCTCGCCGGTCGTCGCCGACCTCACCCAGGGCGTCAGCACCGGCGACGACTACGAGCCGACCACGCCGACCCCGGTCCCGGCCGCCCGTCCGCAGCAGGACACGCCCAGGAAGGGCACGTCGCGGCGGAACGCGCCCGCCGACGACGAGGGGGCCCAGCAGCGGGAGCGGCCGCCCGCGGGCGTGCTCGACATGACCAAGGCGCCGCCGCGCGAACCCCGCGACCTGCCGGCGCGCGCCGAGCAGTTGCAGCTCTCCGGCGACATCACCTACTCCCTGCCCTCCCTCGACCTGCTGCACCGGGGCGGGCCGGGCAAGGCGCGCAGCGCCGCCAACGACGCCATAGTGGAGGCGCTGCGGAAGGTGTTCACCGAGTTCAAGGTGGACGCCGACGTCACCGGCTTCACCCGCGGCCCGACGGTCACCCGGTACGTCGTCGAGCTCGGCCCGGCCGTCAAGGTCGAGCGGGTCACCGCCCTCACCAAGAACATCGCGTACGCCGTCGCCAGCCCGGACGTGCGGATCATCAGCCCGATCCCCGGCAAGTCCGCGGTGGGCATCGAGATCCCCAACACCGACCGGGAGATGGTGAACCTCGGCGACGTGCTGCGGCTCGCGGAGTCCGCCGAGGACGACGACCCGATGCTGGTCGCCTTCGGCAAGGACGTCGAGGGCGGGTACGTCATGGACTCGCTGGCGAAGATGCCGCACATGCTGGTCGCCGGCGCCACCGGATCCGGCAAGTCGTCCTGCATCAACTGCCTGATCACCTCGATCATGATGCGGGCGACCCCGGAGGACGTCCGGATGATCCTGGTCGACCCCAAGCGCGTCGAGCTGACCGCGTACGAGGGCATCCCGCACCTGATCACGCCGATCATCACCAACCCCAAGCGGGCGGCCGAGGCGCTGCAGTGGGTCGTGCGCGAGATGGACCTGCGCTACGACGACCTGGCCGCCTACGGCTTCCGGCACATCGACGACTTCAACCGCGCGGTGCGCGAGGGCAAGGTCGAGCCGCCCGAGGGCAGCGAGCGCGAGCTGCAGCCGTACCCGTACCTGCTGGTGATCGTGGACGAGCTGGCCGACCTGATGATGGTCGCCCCGCGCGACGTCGAGGACGCCATCGTGCGCATCACCCAGCTCGCGCGCGCTGCCGGCATCCACCTGGTGCTGGCCACCCAGCGGCCCTCGGTCGACGTCGTCACCGGTCTGATCAAGGCGAACGTGCCCTCCCGGCTGGCGTTCGCCACCTCCTCGCTCGCCGACTCGCGGGTCATCCTCGACCAGGCCGGCGCGGAGAAGCTGATCGGCAAGGGCGACGGGCTGTTCCTGCCCATGGGCGCGAACAAACCCGTCCGCATGCAGGGCGCGTTCGTGACCGAGGAGGAGGTCGCGGCCGTCGTCCGGCACTGCAAGGAGCAGATGGCGCCCGTCTTCCGGGACGACGTCGTCGTCGGCACCAAGCAGAAGAAGGAGATCGACGAGGACATCGGTGACGACCTCGACCTGCTGTGCCAGGCCGCCGAGCTGGTCGTCTCCACCCAGTTCGGGTCGACGTCGATGCTCCAGCGCAAGCTGCGCGTCGGCTTCGCCAAGGCCGGCCGGCTGATGGACCTCATGGAGTCCCGGAACATCGTCGGACCGAGCGAGGGTTCGAAGGCGCGTGACGTTCTTGTGAAACCCGATGAGCTGGACGGCGTGCTCGCGCTGATCCGCGGGGAGTCCGAAGGGTAA
- a CDS encoding helix-turn-helix domain-containing protein translates to MSIGNSPEDERPFEDVSEEDRPSVSVGRALRQARIAAGLTVDDVSTATRVRIAIVHAIERDDFAPCGGDVYARGHIRTLAKAVRLDPAPLLARYEAEHGGGRPAPTPAAPLFEAERIRPERRGPNWTAAMVAAIVVVIGFVGFTMVTGDDGDKANVAGDTEPAASPTPSATTRTAKPVVPVPEPSDSAIAAAPQDKVTVKVVAADGPSWISAKDHNGKVLFAELLKEGEDKTFQDSSRIDLVLGDAGALDLFVNGKKIEDDWQPGAVERLTYTKGDPQAG, encoded by the coding sequence GTGTCCATCGGCAACTCCCCTGAAGACGAGCGTCCGTTCGAAGACGTTTCCGAGGAAGACCGCCCTTCCGTCTCGGTCGGCCGTGCGCTGCGGCAGGCGCGCATCGCCGCAGGGCTCACCGTCGACGACGTCAGTACCGCCACCCGCGTCCGGATCGCCATCGTCCACGCCATCGAGCGCGACGACTTCGCGCCCTGCGGCGGCGACGTGTACGCACGCGGCCACATCCGCACGCTGGCCAAGGCCGTACGGCTCGACCCCGCCCCGCTGCTCGCCCGGTACGAGGCCGAGCACGGCGGCGGCCGCCCGGCCCCCACCCCGGCCGCGCCCCTCTTCGAGGCGGAACGCATCCGTCCCGAACGGCGCGGACCCAACTGGACCGCCGCCATGGTCGCCGCGATCGTGGTCGTGATCGGCTTCGTCGGCTTCACGATGGTCACCGGCGACGACGGCGACAAGGCGAACGTCGCCGGTGACACCGAGCCCGCCGCGTCGCCCACGCCCAGCGCCACCACCAGGACCGCGAAGCCCGTCGTGCCCGTGCCGGAGCCGTCGGACAGCGCCATCGCCGCCGCGCCGCAGGACAAGGTGACCGTCAAGGTCGTCGCCGCCGACGGGCCGAGCTGGATCTCCGCCAAGGACCACAACGGCAAGGTGCTCTTCGCGGAACTGCTCAAGGAGGGCGAGGACAAGACCTTCCAGGACAGTTCCCGGATCGACCTGGTCCTCGGTGACGCCGGCGCTCTCGACCTGTTCGTGAACGGCAAGAAGATCGAGGACGACTGGCAGCCGGGCGCGGTCGAGCGCCTCACCTACACCAAGGGCGACCCGCAGGCCGGGTGA
- a CDS encoding HAMP domain-containing protein, which yields MNRLLGALVAMRDGNFRKRLTVTGDGVMAEIAAVFNEVADRNLHLTGELARVRRMVGREGKLTERLETGPSEGSWAAAIDHSNALVDDLVRPVSEVSRVLSAVAEGDLSPRMELRTQAPEGTGHPLRGEFLKVARTVNNLVDQLSTFTDEVTRVASEVGTEGKLGGQAQVRGMSGSWKDLTDSVNTMAERLTAQVRDIALVTTAVARGDLSRKVTVHVEGEMLELKNTVNTMVDQLSAFSSEVTRVAREVGTEGALGGQAQVPGVDGVWKELTDSVNTMAGNLTAQVRGIAEVTTAVANGDLSRKVTVPARGEVAQLAETINQMTETLRIFADEVTRVANEVGAEGRLGGQANVPGAAGTWKDLTDSVNTAFRNLTGQVRNIAQVTTAVANGDLSQKVTVDVSGEMLQLKNTVNTMVDQLSSFADQVTRMARDVGTEGRLGGQAQVPGVSGTWKELTDSVNSMAGNLTSQVRNIAQVTTAVARGDLSQKIDVDARGEILELKNTINTMVDQLSSFADQVTRVAREVGTEGILGGQAHVPGVTGIWKDLSDNVNLMAKNLTTQVRNISQVSAAVANGDLTRQVSIEARGEVAQLADTINTMVKTLSAFAEQVTKVAREVGTDGILGGQAHVPGVAGTWKDLTESVNQMASNLTGQVRNIAMVTTAIAKGDLTKKIDIDARGEILELKTTINTMVDQLSSFAEEVTRVAREVGTEGQLGGQARVRDVDGTWRDLTESVNEMAGNLTRQVRAIARVATAVTRGDLNLKIDVDASGEIQELQDYINKMIANLRDTTIANKEQDWLKGNLARISALMQGRRDLEDVASLIMSELTPVVSAQHGAFFLAMPLVDGEDLAAADDDQFELRMLGSYGYSMGSMPTSFQPGEGLIGTAAMEKRTILVDKAPSGYLKISSGLGEAPPAQVIVLPVVFEGKVLGVVELASFTPFTAIQKDFLNQIAEMIATSVNTISVNTKTERLLRQSQELTEQLRERSAELEQRQKALQASNAELEEKAELLARQNRDIEVKNTEIEEARQVLEERAEQLAVSMRYKSEFLANMSHELRTPLNSLLILAKLLADNAEGNLSPKQVEFAETIHGAGSDLLQLINDILDLSKVEAGKMDVSPTRIALVQLVDYVEATFRPLTAEKGLDLSVRISPELPATLHTDEQRLLQVLRNLLSNAVKFTDSGSVELVMRPARDDVPQAIREQLLEAGSLTDPDADLIAFSVSDTGIGIAASKMRVIFEAFKQADGTTSRKYGGTGLGLSISREIAQLLGGEIHAQSEPGRGSTFTLYLPLHPSELPPNGYQQPPMPALEAGDLVASAELTAPEAGTPAEATSYRETQNGPAALFRRRRRVSLQQDQRPPAELEEWPAVEQEPQAARTPRRGIRFGGQKVLIVDDDIRNVFALTSVLEQHGLSVLYAENGREGIEVLEQHDDVAVVLMDIMMPEMDGYATTTAIRRMPQFAGLPIIALTAKAMKGDREKAIESGASDYVTKPVDPDHLLTVMEQWMRGE from the coding sequence ATGAACCGTCTGCTGGGCGCCCTGGTGGCGATGCGGGACGGAAACTTCCGCAAGCGCCTCACGGTGACCGGCGACGGCGTGATGGCGGAGATCGCGGCGGTCTTCAACGAGGTCGCCGACCGCAATCTGCACCTCACGGGCGAGCTGGCGCGGGTGCGCCGCATGGTGGGGCGTGAGGGCAAGCTCACGGAGCGGCTGGAGACGGGGCCCTCGGAGGGCTCCTGGGCGGCCGCGATCGATCACTCCAACGCCCTGGTGGACGACCTCGTACGGCCGGTCTCCGAGGTGAGCCGGGTGCTGTCGGCGGTGGCGGAGGGTGACCTGTCGCCGCGGATGGAGCTGCGGACGCAGGCGCCGGAGGGGACCGGGCATCCGCTGCGGGGCGAGTTCCTGAAGGTCGCGCGGACCGTGAACAACCTGGTCGACCAGTTGTCGACGTTCACCGACGAGGTCACGCGCGTGGCCAGCGAGGTGGGCACCGAGGGCAAGCTGGGCGGCCAGGCCCAGGTACGGGGCATGTCCGGGTCCTGGAAGGACCTGACGGACTCCGTGAACACGATGGCGGAGCGGCTGACGGCCCAGGTGCGCGACATCGCGCTGGTGACGACGGCCGTGGCGCGCGGCGACCTGTCCCGCAAGGTCACCGTGCACGTCGAGGGGGAGATGCTGGAGCTGAAGAACACCGTCAACACGATGGTGGACCAGCTCTCCGCGTTCTCCTCCGAGGTGACCCGCGTCGCGCGCGAGGTGGGCACCGAGGGCGCCCTGGGCGGCCAGGCGCAGGTGCCGGGCGTGGACGGCGTGTGGAAGGAGCTCACCGACTCCGTCAACACCATGGCCGGCAACCTCACCGCGCAGGTGCGCGGGATCGCCGAGGTGACGACGGCGGTCGCCAACGGCGACCTGTCGCGCAAGGTGACGGTGCCGGCGCGCGGCGAGGTCGCGCAGCTCGCCGAGACGATCAACCAGATGACCGAGACGCTGCGGATCTTCGCGGACGAGGTCACCCGAGTCGCCAACGAGGTCGGCGCCGAGGGGCGCCTGGGCGGCCAGGCCAACGTGCCGGGCGCGGCGGGGACGTGGAAGGACCTGACGGACTCCGTCAACACGGCGTTCCGCAACCTCACCGGACAGGTGAGGAACATCGCGCAGGTGACGACGGCGGTGGCCAACGGCGACCTGTCGCAGAAGGTCACCGTGGACGTCTCCGGCGAGATGCTCCAGCTGAAGAACACCGTGAACACGATGGTGGACCAGCTGTCGAGCTTCGCCGACCAGGTCACGCGGATGGCCCGGGACGTGGGCACCGAGGGACGGCTGGGCGGTCAGGCGCAGGTGCCCGGGGTGTCCGGCACCTGGAAGGAGCTCACCGACTCCGTCAACTCGATGGCCGGCAACCTCACCTCCCAGGTGCGGAACATCGCCCAGGTCACCACGGCGGTGGCGCGCGGTGACCTGTCGCAGAAGATCGACGTCGATGCGCGCGGCGAGATCCTCGAGCTGAAGAACACCATCAACACGATGGTCGACCAGCTGTCGTCGTTCGCCGACCAGGTGACCCGGGTGGCCCGTGAGGTGGGCACCGAGGGCATCCTGGGCGGGCAGGCGCACGTGCCGGGGGTCACGGGCATCTGGAAGGACCTGAGCGACAACGTCAACCTGATGGCGAAGAACCTCACCACCCAGGTGCGGAACATCTCCCAGGTGTCCGCGGCCGTCGCCAACGGCGACCTGACGCGGCAGGTCAGCATCGAGGCGCGCGGTGAGGTGGCGCAGCTCGCGGACACCATCAACACGATGGTGAAGACGCTGAGCGCGTTCGCCGAGCAGGTCACCAAGGTGGCCCGCGAGGTGGGCACGGACGGCATCCTCGGCGGTCAGGCGCACGTGCCGGGTGTGGCGGGCACGTGGAAGGACCTCACCGAGTCGGTGAACCAGATGGCGTCGAACCTGACCGGTCAGGTGCGGAACATCGCCATGGTCACCACGGCCATCGCCAAGGGCGACCTCACCAAGAAGATCGACATCGACGCGCGCGGGGAGATCCTCGAGCTGAAGACGACCATCAACACGATGGTGGACCAGCTGTCGTCGTTCGCCGAGGAGGTCACGCGGGTGGCCCGCGAGGTGGGCACCGAGGGCCAGCTGGGCGGCCAGGCGCGGGTGCGGGACGTGGACGGCACCTGGCGGGACCTGACGGAGTCGGTGAACGAGATGGCCGGGAACCTCACCCGGCAGGTGCGCGCCATCGCGCGCGTGGCGACCGCGGTGACCCGCGGCGACCTGAACCTGAAGATCGACGTGGACGCGTCCGGGGAGATCCAGGAGCTCCAGGACTACATCAACAAGATGATCGCCAACCTGCGCGACACCACGATCGCCAACAAGGAGCAGGACTGGCTGAAGGGCAATCTGGCCCGCATCTCCGCGCTGATGCAGGGCCGGCGCGACCTGGAGGACGTCGCCTCGCTGATCATGAGCGAGCTGACGCCGGTGGTGTCGGCGCAGCACGGCGCGTTCTTCCTCGCCATGCCGCTGGTGGACGGCGAGGACCTGGCCGCGGCGGACGACGACCAGTTCGAGCTGCGGATGCTCGGGTCGTACGGCTACTCGATGGGGTCCATGCCGACGTCGTTCCAGCCCGGTGAGGGGCTGATCGGCACGGCCGCGATGGAGAAGCGCACGATCCTGGTGGACAAGGCGCCCAGCGGCTACCTGAAGATCTCCTCGGGGCTCGGGGAGGCACCGCCGGCCCAGGTGATCGTGCTGCCGGTGGTGTTCGAGGGGAAGGTGCTCGGCGTCGTCGAGCTGGCGTCGTTCACACCGTTCACCGCGATCCAGAAGGACTTCCTCAACCAGATCGCCGAGATGATCGCGACCAGCGTCAACACCATCTCGGTCAACACCAAGACCGAGCGGCTGCTGCGGCAGTCCCAGGAGCTGACCGAGCAACTTCGGGAGAGGTCGGCGGAGTTGGAGCAGCGGCAGAAGGCGCTCCAGGCGTCCAACGCCGAACTGGAGGAGAAGGCCGAGCTGCTGGCCCGGCAGAACCGCGACATCGAGGTGAAGAACACCGAGATCGAGGAGGCGCGGCAGGTCCTGGAGGAGCGCGCCGAGCAGCTCGCGGTGTCCATGCGCTACAAGAGCGAGTTCCTGGCGAACATGTCGCACGAGCTGCGCACGCCGCTCAACTCCCTGCTGATCCTCGCCAAGCTGCTCGCGGACAACGCGGAGGGCAACCTCTCCCCGAAGCAGGTGGAGTTCGCCGAGACCATCCACGGTGCCGGGTCCGACCTGCTGCAGCTCATCAACGACATCCTCGACCTGTCGAAGGTCGAGGCGGGCAAGATGGACGTCTCCCCGACGCGCATCGCGCTGGTGCAGCTCGTGGACTACGTGGAGGCCACGTTCCGGCCGCTGACCGCGGAGAAGGGCCTGGACCTGTCCGTGCGGATCTCGCCGGAGCTGCCGGCCACCCTGCACACCGACGAGCAGCGGCTGCTGCAGGTTCTGCGGAACCTGCTGTCCAACGCGGTGAAGTTCACCGACTCCGGATCGGTCGAGCTGGTCATGCGGCCCGCCCGGGACGACGTCCCGCAGGCCATCAGGGAGCAGCTCCTGGAGGCCGGTTCGCTGACCGACCCGGACGCGGACCTGATCGCGTTCTCGGTGAGCGACACGGGCATCGGCATCGCGGCCAGCAAGATGCGGGTGATCTTCGAGGCGTTCAAGCAGGCCGACGGCACCACCAGCCGCAAGTACGGCGGCACGGGTCTGGGGCTGTCCATCTCGCGGGAGATCGCGCAGCTGCTCGGCGGTGAGATCCACGCGCAGAGCGAGCCGGGCCGCGGTTCGACGTTCACCCTGTACCTGCCGCTGCACCCGAGCGAGCTGCCGCCCAACGGCTACCAGCAGCCGCCCATGCCGGCGCTGGAGGCGGGGGACCTGGTGGCGTCGGCCGAGCTGACCGCGCCGGAGGCCGGGACCCCGGCGGAGGCGACCTCGTACCGGGAGACGCAGAACGGCCCGGCGGCGCTGTTCCGGCGCCGGCGCCGGGTCTCGCTTCAGCAGGACCAGCGGCCCCCCGCCGAGCTGGAGGAGTGGCCGGCCGTGGAACAGGAGCCGCAGGCGGCGCGGACCCCGCGCCGGGGCATCCGCTTCGGCGGGCAGAAGGTGCTGATCGTCGACGACGACATCCGCAACGTCTTCGCGCTGACCAGTGTCCTGGAGCAGCACGGCCTGTCCGTGCTGTACGCGGAGAACGGCCGCGAGGGCATCGAGGTGCTGGAACAGCACGACGACGTGGCGGTCGTGCTGATGGACATCATGATGCCCGAGATGGACGGGTACGCGACGACCACGGCGATCCGGCGGATGCCGCAGTTCGCCGGGCTCCCGATCATCGCGCTCACCGCGAAGGCGATGAAGGGCGACCGGGAGAAGGCCATCGAGTCGGGGGCCTCCGACTACGTGACCAAGCCGGTCGACCCCGATCACCTGCTGACGGTGATGGAGCAGTGGATGAGGGGGGAGTGA